CGTTGGGTGCGAAAGCGACGCTCTGGGAATTGCTTGACGCCAGCCCCCCGACGATGCAATTGATGGTCCGGTTGTGCGCGGGGGCACCGTACTTGACCGATATCTTGACAGACAATCCGGGCATGATCGACGAGTTGGTCGATTCATTGGTGATCAATCGGTTGCCGTCGGCCGATCGGCTGGATGCTCACTCGATCGAACTGTGCAAAGGCGCGGCCGAGATCGATGATATCTTGCGCACCTTCAAATCGGGCGCGCACCTGATGATCGGCGTACGCGATATGTTGGGCAAGGAAACGCTTGAGGCGACGCACCAAGCGATCGGCGATTGTGCCGAAGCATGCCTGCGACGGGTGATTCAGTACGAGCAAGAAATCGTCGCCGATCAATACGGCGACCCTGTTGATGCGGAAGGCAACGCGTCGGAGATGATCACATTGGCACTCGGGAAATTGGGCGGACGCGAACCCAATTACCAAAGCGACTTGGACGCGATCTTTCTGTATTCGGTGGGGGGCGAAACCCAGCGGCGGATCGGCGGCCGTCGATCAACCACCACGAACCGTCGCTTCTTTAACCAAGTCGCCCGACAAGTCGTCTCGCGGATCAACCATCCCCATCCGAGCGGCCAGTTGTACGAACTCGATTCGCGTCTGCGTCCGGTCGATGAAAGCGGTCCGATCGCGATCACCGTCGACGAATTCTTGGACCAGTTCCAAACCGACGCCGCGCCGTTGTGGATGCGTTTGGCATTGTGCAAAGCCCGCGCGATTTCGGGTTCGCGAGTGCTGCGACGCGAAGTCGATGCATCCGTCGCAGCGGCGATTGCGACAACGGTTTGGGAGCCGGCAATGGCAACCGAGATTCGCCAAATGCGGCTCGATTTACAAGAAACTGCCCAGCCCGAGAATTTGAAACGCGGAGCCGGCGGAACGATGGACGTGGAGTACGTTGCCCAAATGTTGACCCTTCGGCACGCAAAGCAGACGCCGGCGATCCTTCGACAAGGGACGACGGCCTCGCTGCGCGCGCTGGCCGAAGCTGGATACCTTTCGGGCGATGACGCGGAGGGCTTGATCGGAGGTTATCGAACGCTTCGTCGGATCGAGGCAAGTTTGCGGTTGATGTTGGCACCGGCGCGGCACGCGATGCCGAGCGAGCCAGAACTGCTTAGCAATTTGGCGTTTTTGATGGGGCAACCCGATTCCAACGAAGTTCTTCGGCGATGCGAGTCGGCCAGAACGGGCAACCGCAAGATATTCGATCGCGTGTTCGACGAGGCGAGCGCGTAGAAATCCCAGCGTCGGTCTCGTCACGTGTTAGTCTGGTGCCGTGTTTCGATACTTCCTAACCCAGAGTATTCCATGCGACCGTTGTTCCTGATTCTATGCTGCTTGTTTTTTCCAACGTTGCCGATTGCCGCTGCGACAGAACGCCCGAACATCGTATTGATCTTCATCGACGATATGGGGTGGGGCGATTTTTCGTGTTTCGGGAACACCGAAGCCACGACACCGAATATCGATCGAATGGCCGAAGAAGGCATTCGCTTTCACAACTTTTATGTCAACTCGCCAATCTGTTCGCCATCGCGCGTCGCGATTTCGACGGGCCAGTATCCATTCCGCCACCGAATCAGTTCGTTTTTGAACAACCGAGCGGACAACGAAAAGCGTGGCATGGCGCAGTGGTTAAATCCGTCGGCGCCGATGCTGGCCCGCTACTTGCAACAGTCCGGCTACGCGACGGCGCACTGTGGAAAATGGCATATGGGCGGCCAGCGTGATGTCGATGATGCGCCGCCGATCACCGACTATGGTTTCGACCGATCGCTGACGAACTTCGAAGGCATGGGCGCAAAACTATTGCCCCTTACCGAAGTGCCGACCAAAAACGGTGGCGTCAAAAAGGGTCGGATCTGGGATAAGGCCGAACGATTGGGCGAGCCCGTGCGTTGGATGTTGCGATCAGAGATCACGGGTGGCTTTGTCGATGAAGCGATCGAGTTCATCGACGAGGCAACACAGAAGGATCAGCCGTTCTATGTCAACGTTTGGCCGGACGACGTGCACGCACCCTACTTTCCGACGATCGAAAATTGGTCTGTGACGCCGCACGGTTTGTACCTTTCGGTGTTGGAAGAAATGGATATGCAGATGGGGAAATTGCTCGATCGCATTCGCGACGACGACAAGCTGCGAGACAACACGTTGATCATGATTTGTTCGGACAATGGCCCAGATGACAACGGGGGAACGGCGGGACCGTATTCAGGGACCAAGGCGACGCTATTTGAAGGCGGCATTCGATCGCCGTTGGTCGTGTGGGGTCCAGGCCTGATTCCGTCGCCGCGGCGTGGAAGTGTGAACCGTTCTTCGTTGATCGCCGCGATCGATTTGGTTCCATCGTTGTTGACGTTAGCCAACGTCGATATGCCCGAAGCGACAGTTTTCGACGGCGAAAACCTTGCCGACACTCTGATCGGAAAGTCGGACGATTCGCGGAAGACGCCTGTCTTTTTCCGTCGTCCGCCCGACCGCAAAGATTTTCGCAAGTACACCGACCTTCCCGACTTGGCCGTCCGCGTCGGTGATTGGAAACTGCTTTGCGACTACGATGGTGGCCGCGCCAGACTGCACGACGTGTCGGCGGATCCGGCAGAGGCCAACGATGTTTCGGCGGACAACGCAAACGTCACCAAGCGTTTGGTGAACGCGGTGCTGAAATGGAATGCGTCGATGCCAGCCGACGCGGGCGACCCTGGGTACAACGCGACTGCAAACCGACCGTGAGTCGAGGTCACACCAGGGCAGTCGACCATCGGACGAATCGTTTGAATTCCAATTTGGCAAGCTTGAAATCGATGATCATTCCAACTCGCAAACCGGTCACTTTCAAGTAGTTCAACATCTTGCCAAGCTCGTGATCGGTAATTTTGTCAATCGTCTTTGCATCCACCACGACCGCATCGAAACAAATCAAGTCGGGGATGTAGAGGCCGACGTCGACGGCCTTGTAAATGATCGGGAAAGGTGGTTGCTGACTAACCGGAATGTCCTGGAGCCCAAATTCGATGACAAGTGAATTCTCGTAAACCTTCTCGTGAAAACCGTGTCCAAGCGTATTGATCACCTCCATAGAAGCCCCAATGATCCGATGCGTCTCAGTCTTCAGTAATGCGTCGCCACCATTTTTTAGTCCTTCTCAATTGGGAAATCTCAACCACAGATGGACACAGATCAGATCAGACATTCCAGACTCAAATCTGTGTCCATCTGTGTTTGTCTGTGGTTTTACAAAATAGGAATTCAATATGATTCAGATCCGAGCCACGTCGACGCTTCAACTAAGATGCGTCCATTGCTGCCTAGGCCTCTCACGTAATTTGCAATATCGAACAACGGCACTTGCCTTTGCGGTTTGCGCGGCACTGTTTTCACACATGCTCGATACCACGACGCTAGAAGCAGCAACTAGCAAACTTCCGAACATCGTCCTCATCCTGGTCGACGATATGGGTTATGGCGATCCAGCTTGCTTCAACGAACAGTCGAAGATCGCGACGCCGAATATCGATTCGCTCGCTCGCGACGGAATGCGATTCACGGATGCGCACGCC
The sequence above is a segment of the Rubripirellula tenax genome. Coding sequences within it:
- a CDS encoding GxxExxY protein, producing the protein MKTETHRIIGASMEVINTLGHGFHEKVYENSLVIEFGLQDIPVSQQPPFPIIYKAVDVGLYIPDLICFDAVVVDAKTIDKITDHELGKMLNYLKVTGLRVGMIIDFKLAKLEFKRFVRWSTALV
- a CDS encoding sulfatase family protein; this encodes MRPLFLILCCLFFPTLPIAAATERPNIVLIFIDDMGWGDFSCFGNTEATTPNIDRMAEEGIRFHNFYVNSPICSPSRVAISTGQYPFRHRISSFLNNRADNEKRGMAQWLNPSAPMLARYLQQSGYATAHCGKWHMGGQRDVDDAPPITDYGFDRSLTNFEGMGAKLLPLTEVPTKNGGVKKGRIWDKAERLGEPVRWMLRSEITGGFVDEAIEFIDEATQKDQPFYVNVWPDDVHAPYFPTIENWSVTPHGLYLSVLEEMDMQMGKLLDRIRDDDKLRDNTLIMICSDNGPDDNGGTAGPYSGTKATLFEGGIRSPLVVWGPGLIPSPRRGSVNRSSLIAAIDLVPSLLTLANVDMPEATVFDGENLADTLIGKSDDSRKTPVFFRRPPDRKDFRKYTDLPDLAVRVGDWKLLCDYDGGRARLHDVSADPAEANDVSADNANVTKRLVNAVLKWNASMPADAGDPGYNATANRP